The following coding sequences lie in one Saccharopolyspora hordei genomic window:
- a CDS encoding MFS transporter — MAEVATRKPVAARLAVAALFLVNGASFASVVPRYPELQDSLGLSNAPLGAAIAAFPCGALAAGLLAGPLLARWRSADVAVWCSVLLAADLVAIGLAAHWWQLAGALFVAGAMDAVVDVAMNAHGLRVQRAYGRSIVNSFHGLWSVGAIVGGLGGSLAAGVAAPLPLHFGVAAAVLGAVAVASRFFLLPGPDDNAHRGTARVRPGARALLALLALGALCGASALVEDTAASWGAIYLRDSLGAAAALSGAVFVALQAAQTVGRLTGDRLVDRFGARAVARAGGALVVVAVGGALLWPSIPTAVIGFALAGWGIATVIPAGFTAADAVPGLPPGAGLAVVGWLYRLFVLVGPPLVGLLADAVSLRLGLVVVPVAGAVVVVLAGRLRR; from the coding sequence ATGGCGGAGGTGGCCACGCGCAAGCCGGTCGCCGCGCGGCTGGCGGTGGCCGCGCTGTTCCTGGTCAACGGGGCGAGCTTCGCCAGCGTGGTGCCCCGCTACCCGGAACTGCAGGACTCGCTGGGTCTGTCGAACGCCCCGCTGGGGGCCGCGATCGCGGCGTTCCCGTGCGGCGCCCTGGCGGCCGGTCTGCTGGCCGGTCCGCTGCTGGCCCGGTGGCGCTCGGCGGACGTCGCGGTGTGGTGCTCGGTGCTGCTCGCCGCGGACCTCGTCGCGATCGGCCTCGCCGCGCACTGGTGGCAGCTGGCCGGGGCGCTGTTCGTGGCCGGCGCGATGGACGCGGTGGTCGACGTGGCGATGAACGCCCACGGACTGCGGGTCCAGCGGGCCTACGGCCGGTCCATCGTGAACTCCTTCCACGGCCTGTGGAGCGTCGGTGCGATCGTCGGCGGCCTGGGCGGTTCGCTGGCCGCGGGTGTGGCCGCGCCGCTGCCGCTGCACTTCGGGGTGGCCGCCGCGGTGCTCGGCGCCGTGGCCGTCGCCAGCCGGTTCTTCCTGCTGCCCGGCCCGGACGACAACGCGCACCGGGGGACCGCCCGCGTCCGCCCGGGAGCGCGCGCGTTGCTCGCGCTGCTGGCGCTCGGCGCCCTGTGCGGGGCGAGCGCGCTGGTCGAGGACACCGCTGCGTCGTGGGGCGCGATCTACCTGCGGGACTCGCTCGGCGCCGCGGCCGCGCTGTCCGGTGCGGTGTTCGTCGCGCTGCAGGCGGCCCAGACCGTCGGACGGCTCACCGGCGACCGGCTGGTGGACCGCTTCGGCGCCCGCGCCGTCGCGCGAGCCGGGGGCGCGCTGGTGGTCGTCGCCGTGGGCGGCGCGCTGCTGTGGCCGTCGATCCCGACCGCGGTCATCGGCTTCGCCCTGGCCGGGTGGGGGATCGCCACCGTCATCCCGGCCGGGTTCACCGCGGCGGACGCGGTGCCGGGCCTCCCGCCGGGTGCGGGACTGGCCGTGGTCGGCTGGCTCTACCGGCTCTTCGTGCTCGTCGGTCCACCGCTCGTCGGGCTGCTCGCGGACGCGGTGAGCCTGCGGCTCGGCCTGGTCGTGGTGCCGGTCGCGGGAGCGGTCGTCGTGGTGCTGGCCGGGCGGCTGCGGCGCTGA
- a CDS encoding tautomerase family protein, with translation MPFIDIKVIAGAFSDEEKQRLVESVSEAVIAIEGEGLRPVTHVVVTETPSGAWAIGGNAVTAEDVRAKRAAG, from the coding sequence ATGCCGTTCATCGACATCAAGGTCATCGCCGGGGCGTTCAGCGACGAGGAGAAGCAGCGCTTGGTCGAGAGCGTCTCCGAAGCGGTCATCGCGATCGAGGGGGAAGGGTTGCGACCGGTCACGCACGTCGTGGTCACCGAGACGCCCAGCGGGGCGTGGGCGATCGGCGGCAACGCGGTCACCGCGGAGGACGTGCGGGCGAAGCGGGCCGCGGGCTGA